Proteins from a genomic interval of Ghiorsea bivora:
- a CDS encoding response regulator transcription factor, giving the protein MHILIIDDQDCYREFLSGLLQGSDLNISIAEAATIKVARAKIKAPQQPYDFVLLDHMLPDGKGLDLLKEARNHYPDLPIAMLSAKEDPLLAWQCLELGALGFIQKNTALAVLLSAIQLMLAGGRYIPPHILPHMPMPKYKSNTSASNKHEQLTPRQSEVLDLLYSGLSNKAIAHRLKISEATVKAHITVIFKLMGVSSRTKLIAQHNSTSQQ; this is encoded by the coding sequence ATGCATATCCTCATTATAGATGACCAAGACTGTTATCGAGAGTTTCTATCTGGCCTTCTACAAGGGTCAGACCTCAATATTAGCATCGCAGAAGCAGCAACCATAAAAGTTGCTCGTGCTAAAATAAAAGCACCACAACAGCCATACGATTTCGTGCTTCTAGACCATATGTTACCAGATGGTAAAGGCTTGGACCTGCTTAAAGAAGCACGAAACCACTACCCTGATCTACCCATTGCTATGCTGTCAGCCAAAGAAGACCCCTTACTTGCTTGGCAATGTTTAGAGCTTGGCGCTTTAGGCTTTATTCAAAAAAACACCGCTTTGGCTGTGTTGCTCTCTGCTATACAACTTATGCTTGCTGGCGGTCGATATATCCCACCCCATATACTGCCACATATGCCTATGCCAAAATACAAGTCCAACACCTCAGCAAGCAACAAACATGAACAATTAACTCCGCGCCAATCAGAAGTTTTAGACCTGTTATATTCGGGACTATCGAACAAAGCGATTGCTCACCGCCTAAAAATATCAGAAGCCACTGTCAAAGCGCATATCACTGTTATTTTTAAGTTGATGGGTGTTTCCTCTCGTACCAAGCTCATCGCACAACACAACAGCACCAGTCAACAGTAA
- a CDS encoding M16 family metallopeptidase — translation MQTENKHFMEQSTLQNGVQVATRELPKAQSVAIGIFMDVGSRDEAEYQAGIAHALEHMVFKGTDKLDVHQLAESLDDLGGNANAFTSRERTCFHIHVLYEDWQKALALLSDMLLHPALPEDEWLREREVIFSEMSMVDDNPDEWVYDQHLSQVFAGHTMGKPVLGSRETLSSFSTQDLREYLNANYRGGNVLIAAAGRIQHQDLMAEVEQSAWGNTVSKQQKNRQAPIMCSGKHEMPRQMEQAQVVASWASVNVTSPEKPIAWIGNQLLGGSMSSILFREIREKRGLAYSIGSHLSTYTDTGLLSISCSTMPEQLEPCLDVLQQTIADVCQKIPAGMVQRAQRQLTVQFRMGMDSVEGAMLQLGALLDEDKLYSPLEWVDKVNAVLEEQVQLWLKRQLETDSLWTIATPEAEV, via the coding sequence ATGCAAACAGAAAACAAACATTTTATGGAACAAAGTACATTACAAAATGGCGTGCAAGTTGCTACGCGCGAATTACCCAAGGCACAAAGTGTAGCGATTGGTATTTTTATGGATGTAGGTAGCCGGGATGAAGCCGAGTATCAAGCAGGTATTGCGCATGCTTTAGAACATATGGTGTTTAAGGGTACGGACAAATTAGATGTACACCAGCTTGCTGAAAGTTTGGATGATTTGGGTGGCAATGCCAATGCATTCACTTCCCGAGAACGCACCTGTTTCCACATTCATGTGTTGTATGAAGACTGGCAAAAGGCGCTTGCACTGCTATCGGATATGTTATTGCACCCTGCGTTGCCTGAAGATGAATGGTTACGTGAACGAGAGGTGATTTTCTCGGAAATGAGTATGGTGGATGATAACCCTGATGAGTGGGTGTATGACCAACATTTAAGCCAAGTATTTGCTGGGCATACGATGGGTAAACCCGTATTGGGTAGTCGGGAAACGCTTTCATCTTTTTCAACACAAGACTTGCGTGAATATTTGAATGCCAATTATCGGGGTGGTAATGTATTGATTGCTGCGGCTGGCCGTATTCAACATCAAGATTTGATGGCTGAAGTTGAACAAAGCGCATGGGGAAACACGGTGTCGAAACAGCAGAAAAATAGACAGGCACCAATCATGTGCAGTGGTAAACATGAAATGCCTAGGCAAATGGAGCAAGCTCAAGTTGTGGCATCTTGGGCATCGGTGAATGTTACCTCACCAGAAAAACCGATAGCTTGGATTGGCAATCAACTGTTAGGCGGAAGTATGAGCTCTATTTTGTTTCGTGAAATACGAGAAAAACGAGGTTTGGCGTACAGTATCGGTTCACACCTTTCTACCTATACAGATACAGGTTTGTTGAGTATCAGTTGTAGCACCATGCCTGAGCAGCTTGAACCTTGTTTGGATGTATTGCAGCAAACCATTGCGGATGTTTGTCAAAAGATACCTGCAGGTATGGTGCAACGGGCACAGCGCCAGCTCACAGTACAGTTCCGTATGGGTATGGACTCTGTTGAAGGTGCCATGTTACAGCTAGGGGCACTGTTGGATGAAGATAAGCTTTATTCACCACTAGAGTGGGTTGATAAGGTGAATGCTGTGTTAGAAGAGCAGGTGCAACTATGGTTGAAACGGCAATTGGAGACTGATTCCCTGTGGACAATAGCTACACCAGAAGCTGAGGTTTAG
- a CDS encoding DUF4870 family protein — protein MQDEIQPTTTASSKLDKLKTITTIVYALQAVSFFIGISFIAAVILNYVKKDDVQNTWLASHFDWQIRTFWFGLLWSIIGFMSLILIIGYFIIIANAIWIVYRIIKGWLRLSENKPMYPTQA, from the coding sequence ATGCAAGATGAAATACAGCCTACAACCACAGCGTCCTCCAAGCTTGATAAGCTCAAAACCATCACCACCATTGTTTACGCACTACAAGCTGTGTCCTTCTTTATCGGCATCAGCTTTATTGCGGCGGTGATTCTCAATTATGTCAAAAAAGATGATGTGCAAAACACTTGGTTGGCATCGCACTTTGATTGGCAAATTCGTACCTTTTGGTTTGGACTTTTATGGTCAATCATCGGTTTTATGAGCCTTATTCTTATTATTGGTTATTTTATCATCATCGCCAACGCCATTTGGATTGTTTACCGTATTATCAAAGGCTGGCTGCGTTTATCAGAAAACAAACCTATGTACCCAACACAAGCATGA
- a CDS encoding putative signal transducing protein translates to MKLVYEANQLGEAHIIKHLLERAGLQATILGEYLQGGVGEIAASGLLKVMVSETDYNEAKNIIQAWDEAEWDENAWQNET, encoded by the coding sequence ATGAAGCTGGTTTATGAGGCCAATCAATTGGGTGAGGCACACATTATCAAACACTTATTGGAACGCGCAGGCTTACAAGCCACCATTCTCGGTGAGTACTTGCAAGGTGGTGTTGGCGAAATTGCTGCGTCTGGCTTGCTGAAAGTGATGGTCAGTGAAACAGACTACAATGAAGCGAAAAACATTATCCAAGCTTGGGATGAGGCGGAATGGGATGAAAATGCTTGGCAAAATGAAACTTAA
- a CDS encoding SIMPL domain-containing protein (The SIMPL domain is named for its presence in mouse protein SIMPL (signalling molecule that associates with mouse pelle-like kinase). Bacterial member BP26, from Brucella, was shown to assemble into a channel-like structure, while YggE from E. coli has been associated with resistance to oxidative stress.), translating to MKVLLLISMLVCAFSFQGIAKEVQGTVVSLSAEATAEVPNDEVVVNFRVEERGKKLDALRKRVNQMSTSIKKSLAKEKGVKLKTSSRRVNPIWKPNQYNSVRDGWVVVQTATITSKNLEDVPRWLDIIEHAGAKLQNLSFRISDTLRRSTQGQLRIQAIKQFRIKATTVSKALDATSFSIRHLNTGNAFSPLPVYRREMAMMSKSRDVTPALSSGDSRITVSVSGDIVVNQVKFKVH from the coding sequence ATGAAAGTATTATTGTTAATATCTATGCTGGTATGTGCTTTTTCTTTTCAAGGGATAGCAAAAGAGGTGCAAGGCACTGTTGTTTCCTTATCGGCAGAGGCAACGGCTGAAGTGCCTAATGATGAAGTTGTGGTCAATTTTCGTGTTGAAGAGCGCGGGAAGAAATTGGATGCACTTCGCAAGCGTGTTAATCAAATGAGTACGAGCATCAAAAAAAGTTTAGCCAAAGAAAAAGGTGTGAAGCTGAAAACATCTAGCCGCCGTGTGAATCCGATTTGGAAGCCAAATCAATACAATAGTGTGCGTGACGGATGGGTGGTGGTGCAGACAGCAACCATTACCAGTAAAAACTTGGAGGATGTGCCGCGTTGGTTGGATATTATTGAACATGCAGGGGCAAAGCTTCAAAATTTAAGCTTTAGGATTAGTGATACACTGCGCCGCAGTACACAAGGGCAATTGCGGATTCAGGCAATTAAACAGTTTCGCATTAAAGCTACGACAGTGAGTAAGGCATTGGATGCAACATCCTTCTCGATTCGACATTTGAACACGGGTAATGCATTTTCACCACTGCCAGTATACCGCAGAGAAATGGCGATGATGTCCAAATCGAGGGATGTAACACCAGCATTATCATCAGGTGATAGCCGAATCACAGTGAGTGTAAGTGGTGATATTGTAGTTAATCAGGTGAAATTTAAAGTCCATTAA
- a CDS encoding DUF302 domain-containing protein: MKYIVNSNKNIEQAAADLEAAVANHSFGVLHIHDLKATMNKKGVPFEPECRIFEVCNPKKAFAVLSEDMAMNMALPCRISVWEEDGNTKIGMIQPKPMLEMFSSSEKLSQVADEVQTTLTAIIDEAAA; the protein is encoded by the coding sequence ATGAAATATATTGTTAATTCAAATAAAAATATCGAACAAGCTGCTGCAGACTTAGAAGCTGCCGTTGCCAATCATAGTTTTGGTGTGTTACACATCCACGACCTTAAAGCAACGATGAACAAAAAAGGTGTCCCTTTTGAACCTGAATGTCGTATATTTGAAGTTTGTAACCCAAAAAAAGCTTTTGCGGTTCTATCCGAAGACATGGCGATGAATATGGCATTACCATGCCGAATTTCAGTATGGGAAGAAGATGGCAACACTAAAATAGGCATGATTCAACCTAAACCTATGCTAGAAATGTTCTCCTCATCCGAAAAACTTAGTCAAGTCGCCGATGAGGTACAAACCACACTCACCGCCATCATTGATGAGGCAGCAGCTTAA